From a region of the Gossypium raimondii isolate GPD5lz chromosome 10, ASM2569854v1, whole genome shotgun sequence genome:
- the LOC105775424 gene encoding uncharacterized protein LOC105775424 produces the protein MQDIQLIRFLNVLKQLHINIPLVEALEKMLNFEKFMKDISSKKRRLGEFETVAPTEGCTTMLTDKLPLKLKDEARSWKSKTYYDYVATECKADQDVPIILGRPFLATGKTLIDVQNGELTMRVNDQQVTFTIFNSLKCADVNDECHAIGLIETALEEFTRFSHKNSDSDEDSLE, from the exons ATGCAG GATATTCAGCTCATAAGATTTTTGAATGTATTAAAGCAACTCCACATCAACATACCACTGGTTGAAGCTTTGGAGAAAATGctcaattttgagaaatttatgaaagatatatCATCAAAAAAGCGCAGattgggagaatttgagactGTAGCTCCCACTGAAGGGTGCACAACTATGTTGACGGATAAATTACCTCTGAAGTTGAAGGAC GAAGCTAGGAGTTGGAAAAGCAAGACCTACTACGATTACGTTGCAACTG aatgtAAAGCTGACCAAGATGtgccaattattcttggaagaccttttcttGCTACTGGCAAGACTTTAATTGATGTACAAAATGGTGAGTTGACCATGAGGGTAAATGATCAACAAGTTACCTTCACTATATTTAATTCTTTGAAATGTGCTGATGTTAATGATGAATGCCACGCCATTGGGTTGATAGAAACAGCGTTGGAGGAGTTCACTAGATTTAGCCACAAAAATTCCGATAGTGACGAAGACTCACTTGAGTAA